A stretch of DNA from Diospyros lotus cultivar Yz01 chromosome 14, ASM1463336v1, whole genome shotgun sequence:
TAAAGAAATAAGGTGCAAACCTCAGAGTGGAGAAACATATCAGAAGGTGCCAGACTCCCCATAGAAGAAACAGCAGCAGCTTCCCTGTTTGTTCCAGTAACATCTGCTGGCTTTTCATCTACTTTATCCTTCATGCCAGGTCTTGCAGTTTCTGAGCTCTGTTTCTCGTTACCATTCAGGTTAACAGGGTTGATTTCCAAAGCTACTTTTTTcctgattttatatataatcattagaattgaaattttcaagaaatgaagGTTTTTTTGCAAATAATGATTGGTCAACTACCTTATTATGGTTATTCAAAGTAATCAAGCTTTACCTCTTAGAGTTATCATTGGCATGGTTAGAGCTCGATGCATCGGAAAATACTACCCCACGGAGGAGTTTTCCATCAATTATAGTCTCAATTGCATAACCAATAGGGAAGCTATTTGTGATCATGGCATGAAATGTCCTTTTCTGGGGAGTATGGTCTTCCCTCAAACTAGTATCAGGTATACCTGCATATGAATTTAACAGCTTATAAGATATGGAACTGACTTCAGCAAATATTGCCACAATTTTCTCAGAAGTTAGCAAATAGATAAAAGTTAAATGTCAACAACTACTTGGGATTCGACTATTGTTGATGCAACATTTGTAAATGGTAAGTATAGTAAAAGCTATACCAGAAACGTGCATTGTATCACTTTGTTTGCTTGAGCGAGATTAACTAGGAAACTAAGCCTTTTCTAGTCCTAGTCACTCATAAATAAAAAACCAGGTTTACATGCACAGTGTAAATGAACAAGAACAgactgaaaacagaaaaatcTTCCAGAGACCAACTACTTTCTTTGTTTGACAACTAGAGATAttctatttaaaaaacaaaacaattagGGTGATACTATATGCAGCAAATTACTAAAAACCTATATACTACAAAATGTGCACACACCTGAATTTGATTGATTATGAAGTTTAATAAAGAAGAACAACCTGGATAAGTACTATCATGTAAATCTCCATTAGTTCAAAAGTTAATCTATACTTTTACCTccaaaaaagagaaatattaaGACTTCAATGAGCAAACCATTTAGAGAATACTACCTTAATCTAGCCTATCACTTTTCAAGTGCTAGCTAGATTAAGTGGTCATGCTCATACCTCACAGATTAACAGcagaagaaaaaaggaattaCCATGGAAGCTTGATGTAATTGATTTCCAGTACTCCTTAGTGAAACAAATTTTTGGCAGTCTTTTAAACAACAAATAGCATAATTATCTTTTATGACATCTGGAACCTAGCTGCACTCAAGCTCAAACACCTTCTGTTTACTTGTCCTTATATCTCTAAATTAGTTCCCATTCAAAagaatagtttttttttctccaGATCTTTCAACAACTCTAATGCTATTGAAAAAAATGTATCAATTTAGTGCTACCACGCATCTTTGcattatttcatatttaatgttACAGGAAAAATTACTCCTAACAAGTTTACATAATCAGAAGCCAGTAAATTTGGACAATATTAGGGTAAAAAAGAGGAATCTAGCAAAGGTAGCTTTTAGAAATTAGCTCCATGGAGCTGAGATTAGTTCAGGCTTTCAGTGATATTGGGGAAGCATGGTTTAACCTTGTTCAAAGAATTCCTCACCATTGTTTGATTGAGCTTGAGCTTGTTTACGTGCAGATGGTTATGCTGATACACTACTTGAAATCATGGACAAAAGCTATTGCAAGATCCTAACAGATCCGAGGCATATGAAAGGGACCTTATCTTCAAATGACATTTGGTGGTAATGCTGTAGACTGTTGAGAATACAGAAGAAGCTGTACTTGTGCAGAATTCAGATAacatgttatatatttatatacacatatacatctatatatttcttctacACAAGCCTCCGAAAGGCTGCCCTTCCCCATTCTGCACTCTGGGATTTTGGAGACCACCCTGCCATATTTCTTTCCCAACAACAAGATAGACTTAAATCACATCAGCTGAAAGAGGAGCCACATCTACtatgtaatttatatatgcCTTCATGGTTATCAAAAATGGAGATTTATGGTAAATAAAAATGCATTGCCTCCCCAAAAAGAAAGTTTATCCATAACcaagatgaaagaagaagacTCTTGCAATGGGTGGCCAACTGAGCCAAGCTTAGTCTGCTTTATTCAATAGCCAAGCtggaatttaacttttgaagaATAAGCCTTAACCAAGTAGATACCATTTGCAGGCTAACAATATCTGAAGTTGTATTTTCAAACTTGATTGATTTCTTTAATTGTCGCCAAACACCTAGTTTATTTGCcatcctttgttttctttttttttatcaatctgATATCCTCATGTAATAGACTTGTACTAAACCCCAAGCACATACACACAATAGAATAAGATACCGATATTGCTAAAAGAAAATCTATACTTGGCATTGGCGTTGGCTGATAGCAATCAGCATTTGCAGGATTagcaaacaattttttttctttgcacTTGATCTTCAGCTGCTTCGTCAAGGATAACTTCCCCACATGTTGTTCATCTCGGTCATTTTCCCTTTCAGTTCCTATCATGAAATTTCATCAAATAAGCAAGTAGCTCTTGTTAGGCCCTAAAGATATTTAGAAtgtcttgaaaaataaatggcTAGTGTGAAgcatcaaaaaaatttaagcaCAAATAACTACACCTGTATGCAAGTAATACATGTCATCTAATGCATCAAGGTTCTTATTGCAGCCACCAAGAAAAACAAGAGCATCACTTTTTTCTGGATCCAAACTATCTCCAGCCACTGAAAATCTGGGTGAAGGCCTCTCACCTACAGTCATCACCTTGGTCCATACACCAGTATCTAACAAATATTCAACATAATTGAGCATGAATAAAAGCATATAATGATGGAAATTGAAACTAACAGCTCTATACTCTCTACTGATGAACTAGAACAAAATTTGGCAGTTAGAGACTTAATTCAACCAAGGATAGCAACATGGATGGTGACCAGGAATCTAAACACAAATTACCAACAATTTTGTGATTCTCAAGGACTAAAGTAAGAATATATGTACCAAATGGTTTATCCGAGTACCCCCTGTGCTGAACAAGCCAAACTCTACCTATTGTGTGCACGAATTGTCAAAAGGATGGGCAAAGCTACATAGTTCTAATGACCATTCATGATTCATTTGAGGTCATAATTTGCATAGGAGATCTCAGGTGTTGAAATATTTGCCTGAGGATTAGACATATGGTCACGGGAGAGGAAGGACAAAGAGAAGGTATTAGATTAAAGCTTCTAGAAGTCTGGTAGTTAGGGTTATAACTGTAACTACAGACGGTTACTGGAGTCCTTGTATATCCCACCCtttatagtttataaatagagggttcgggagtcttatttttcctctcaaGGTGTTTTTCATTCTGTCTTGTGAAAGAGTATGTTCTGTGTGTATGCGTCAGAGAAAAGTGGTATTACTTTGTAATCTCTAGGTAAGGCAGCTAGGTAATAGGGCTATGAGAGAAATCAATGCATGTAATCTTTGTTTTCAGTTTCAAGATAATGAAGAACGAGACCATttcagtctggatgtaggttctCCATCTAGAAgttctgaaccaggataaatctctTGTCTTGTGTGTGAGTGCTttgattttgtgttgttttcttGTATTCCTATTTATGTCTCATCCGTGAGTGAGGGATTGTATTTGTCTTGAGGGAGATTTTAGTGTGTGTCGGCGGGAATTGTTTCGACATCAGGGAACAAGATCATTATCGTATGAATCTTAATGCCATGACATGTCTTCCAACCCATAAACAAAAATTCTCcactttgttttttcttttggaaaACATAAAAGAGAACTCTTCTTCAAGGAAGGAAAATATATGGAGAATtgaatatacaaaaaaaaaaaatgaagagaagaagaagatatataaTCATTTGGCATACCAACATCAAGCATGTAAATGTCATTTTGTAGGGTTGAGTCAGAGAAGCCCCCAAAGACAAACAACTTCGTGCCCAAGGAAACAGTTGTATGCCCAGCTTGAGGTGGCAAGATTTCCCCCGAAGTGTTCAGCTTCCTCCACCCAAGAGTATCTATCGAAACAAAGCCACAACTAAAGACATCATAATAGCCCAAGTAGtcatttttagaaaatgaaatttataattttttttctattttggcaATCAACATCAGAGGATTCAAGAAATTCTATACCTGCATCAAGGATATGAACATCAGAGAAATAATGACCATATGAATCTTCCCCACCAATTACAATGATTTGGTTCTTCCAAGATGAACAAGTGTGGCTACTGCGCTTAGCTGGGGGAGTGCCTAATGTTACAGGCTTTATCCATGCATAAGTCTCTGCATAAGAGGAAGGTGAAAGTAATAAGTTAACCTTTTCCAGTTTTTTTCTGAATTAAAGTAGTTACTGAATTAGGGACAAGTGTCAATGATTGATAGAAATATATAAACCTCCAAACTTTAGGAAGAATTGAAACCTGTGCTTTAGCCATGACAGGCTTTACTTAAACAATACTTGTTAAAGCAAGAGTCCACACTAATGCATTACACAAATTTGTGTAATGCAATGCAACCCTCCAAAATTTAAGAAGAATCGAAACCTATACTTTAGCTATGACTAGGCTTTACTGCAACGATACTTGTTAAGTAGGAGCCCACGCTAATGCATTACATAGATATTGCATCATATATAAGTTAAACTTGAAGTCAAAAGATAAAACAGACATCCTTGTGAATCCAAATTCCAAGCATACAcgaaacaagaaaagaaatagaaaagcaaTCCAGCCAATATGCATACCTGTATCCAAAATATAGACATCACCATAGAACTCTTCATCAGAAGTATTTGAAGATTTGCCAGACCCACCAAATATGAAAACCCATTTGCCAATAAGGGCAGCACTATGGCTTTCCCTTGCCTCTGGCATCTCGCCTCTTACAATAGGCGAGCTCCATGTATTTGTAGCTATTCATTCATCAAACACCAGGAAGTATAGATCAGAGGACACAAACTAtaatagaagaaaagaagacaACGCAAAAATGAATATTACAGTTCTTAGTATGGTTAAGcaacaaaattaattgataaaattttacctGTTGGACAGCATTAGTTCAAGGGACATGTATGAATGAAAGATCAGCTGTTCAAATAGTGGGGCATTGTTTTCACATCCAGTCCCCATTAGGAAAACCAatggtgaaaaaaataaaataaaaagctGCGCAATCTGTAAGCgattgaaaagaaagaaagaataatgaTTTACTATCAACATGAATCCCTCATATAGCTTCTCTTCAGAGCCAACATATGTGTTTTCCAACAGTAAAATGACAGTGGACACTTAGTAAGGTAACAAGCAATATTGTTTGAAAGGTCAAAGATCTAGTTACAATTGGGATTTACCAACACTTACCCCTGCTTGCGATGAAGATGAAATACAAAGAGAGCTCGTTCCGGATCTAAACCAGACTATTTTAAAAGTTCTAGGATTAGTCCAGCAAAAAAGGGCAACCATGGCAACCCAATGCATGTTACAAAATAACTTAGTTGAATTCTTTAAAAATAGATGGAAAATGCAAAAAGGTGAACAGAAAGTGGCAACTCACATGTATCTAAAATTTGCAAATCGTTAAGTGGGTTTGTTCCATCTGTACCCCCAAACACAAACAGATTATCTCCAACTGCAGTACAGCTATGACTGTCCCTTGGCGCTGGTGGAGTGCCTTTTACTACAGGCTCACTCCATGTTCTTGTAGCTGCTTTCAATAATACATGGACAAAGAAACTTATACGAGTGTTAAAACAACCTCAGAATGACAATGTACAAACATCATTGCAAATATATGTGACAACTAATTAATAATCACTGAAAAATGCTAACCACCAATATAAAATGGAAGATgccaacaatgaagaaaacatAACCATACATGGAAGAAGGAATAAATGCCCCCTGAATTTATGCCCACCCCCACATCCCACCTCTCCCCATAGAAAGGAAGGGGAGGGAATACTAGTCCTTGTATATATGCTTGTTTTGTACATGATTTTTAATGTGACAGTTTTTCAAGTCTAACCATGACAACTGTTAGTAGCACATCATAGTTGACTTTTTCAACAGTTGAACAATACCTAAAGAATATTCTTTTTCTGTACATGAGTTATAATGCGACAAAGTTTCTGGAGTGCGACCACAACATCTGTTAGTGGCACATGATTCCAACTTTTTCAACAGCTGAACGCTGCCTAAAGATTTCAGTCTACTATCAATTTACCATTTTATCTACTCGTCTAATCAACTCACATTTCTCTAAGTCTGTTACCAATTAAAGTTACCACCATCTACATACTTTGATTAATTAGGGAATGAAAATTGAGggtgagccttggtagcaacaCTAAGTTTGCTCTTTTGGGACATGCAAGTTCTATTACGTGTTCAAATTGTAAAAACAACTTCTATGCAAAGAAAGGATAAGGCTGCATGCTGAAATGGCCCTCTCTCAACCTAACAAGAAACCTTGTTCTTTGAGAAGCCTTTTCAGGGAATCAAAATTGCCAAAACGGATAAAGGGGTGTTTTGTACAATCAAAAAAGGTTAATATATGGAAGATCGATTGATGTCAGTTACCTCTTTAGTGGGAAACATGCATGTGCAGCTACTCATGAATCATAACCACAGGAATCATACAATAGTCTGAAAATGTAAAATCTAATCTCGGCACAGGTAGTTGCAGTAGCCATTTTTGGGAATTCAGAGATAAAggaattacaattttttttcatttttgattaCAAGGTTAGATGCAACATTTCCAATTCTCTTACCGcaaactctttttctttttgtttattgaATCTTTTTCTATAATACTAGTCTACCTTATCtaggttaattaatttttaacatgCGTGCCGCCCTTGAGCAAATTCCTCTCTCTATGGCTGAGAACAGAAAACCCAACAAGAACAGCTCACAAATTTCACAAACCGTGTACAGCATAACTCCAGCATACAGCCTTATTTTTACCTTCACAGTAAAAATTTATCTGTATGAATCAAGCAAAaccgtgtatatatatatataaccataatctagcaaaaataaataaataaaatacaagtataagaacgagaaaacattaaaaaacaaaattgatctAAAAAATCATAGATTGAAGAAGTAGAAATTGCACTATAAGCGCAAGAATGTAAAAGAAACGGGTGATGGGGATGGCACCGGTGTGAAAGATGTGAAGTTGGTTGGTCTGGGAGCTGTCGTTGGTATGACCGCCAAAAACGTAGAGGAGACTTCCCCCTCGAATGGCGTTGCAGCTGTGTCCCCATCTCTTTCCGGGCCCAGGCGTCGGAGTCGGACCCTTTTCTTGGTTGCTCTGCAGCTTCTCCCACCTcatgattgattgattctcGAGAAAGTAAGATTTTCccagaaaagaaaagcaaagataGATGGATACATAGAGATGGATGGGGGGTTTCTGTTCCTTTGTTTGTTGTTCCCCCGAGATTTGATTTATGATATTGGGAATTgggtttttttcatttttgttagaTCGATAGAGTGCTTGGATTGTAACAAGAGATCAGATTTACAGTTCATGCAAACGATCATAAACAAGTGTCGCCACTCACTCTTCCAGTGAGGTGCGGACACAGAATGAACAGTGAATATTATTATATGGGAAAATCGTTTGAATCCCTTCCGGCGCACCCAAAGGGACACGTGGATCCGCTCAGTGGTGGGGACCACAATATTTCCTTTGCTGTCTAAAGTAAGTAAATgtacattttgtttttgaaatattttaaaaaacaatataCTTAtgactaattaataaaaatatttaaaaaccaAAAACATAAGATTACCTTTAGGATAATGGTTAATATTactcattaattaaatatcaaattaggctttatttttttcaatgtaaaatattttacattaaaaataatttttatataaaaaattcctTAAAATCATTTTTGCATCTtactttcaatatttttcatttgtgtggaaaataatcaaaacaatatattctatatattgcttgaaaaacatttttctttaaaaaatattgtggataaaaactttttttttcatcttattttacGTAAAATTTGTATGTAAgcaacatttttaaaattataaatgttgaCACTATTCTAGGTATACTGCATGGTTTttgtcaaaatatcaaaaacttcACTTTTGATCAAAGAACCAAAAGTGACTTATTAACAACTTGTTTAATTTCACTTTTGTTTTCAATTCTTTAGGAATGCGTTATAGACCTTGCGAGAACATAACTTATTTATTAAGTTCTTCAAGTGCAAGTTTTTATTAGATAATTAATGTTCTTAGATCATACTATATTCAAGAAAGGGATTATAGTAGACCTTAAGAAGATTGACGTAGTAGAGCAATAGGCCATTTCAATTGTAAGGACCCGTAAGTAGGTTTAAgttattttattgatatttttattttatgtgtgtTATAGTTTAGTATTATTGAAACAAATTAATGCGTTGTGAAAAGTctaaaatgaatgaaatttgTGGATATGGAAAAAGTCAAAAGGAAATGATGGAAAAGGCAAAACTAGATGGGTTCAATAGTCAAAATAGATTTGTGggagaaatttgaattgagTTACTgggtgtgcatgtgtgtgtatatatatatatctatatttatgttatattaatttcaattaaatggagatgatataaatatatgtggTGGTTGTATTAAGGTGAGGGCATAATGGGAATAGAGAAAAGCTGGGTTGGCTATAAATTGAGCAAGCTAATCCTAATTTCCTCCCTtatccttctttctcttcttctctctttcgttctttctttctttcttcattcctCAACTTTCTCCTTAAGTTGGAGCTTCAAAAGAGGATTTAAGTTGCTATTCCAACAGGTTGAACTCCGATTTTAGTGGTTTAGTTTGTGGTTTCCTTCATTTTCAGTAGAGCCATCTAAAtccatcaaaggcaagttctcttcctcttctccactTTTAAATGCAAGTTCatctttccttttctcctttTGGTAAGTTGTAACTCCTCTCTTAGTTCTAAAACTTGAGTTATGGGATCTAAATGAATATTTTGTGGGAAAactcctttttttttgggggggggggggggggggaggaggagGGGGGGAATTGTCCATGCATGAAGCCTATGTAAAAAGCTTTGTAAATCTTCCTTAGTTCTTGATGATTCTTGTTGAAACCTATTGGAATTACAAATAGGGTTTGTTTCAccctatatttttcaaataaatgatGTTTTCTTGGTTAGGATTAATAGTAATACAAGATTTGTTGATCTTGTGTGTATTTGTTTCAGTTCTATTTTTGTTCCTTGTTATTCTATCTTCGAAAAGTCGACTTTCATTGTTCAGGGGTCGACTTTAGTATGTAGGGAGTCGACTTTCCCAAGAAATGGTCGATTGTCCAGAAGTCAACTCTTGGCCAGGTCGACTTTGCATATCAAGCTCTCGGTCGGGTTGGCTAAAGCTATGAAGAAATCGACTTTCCATAGCTAAAAATTGACTTTCCACGTCAAGAGTTGACTTCTTGTCCCAGATATCTGGAAATTATTGTTATGCAGTTATTCTTTCTTGAGAAATGGTTTGAGTGGGAATATAtcctttttgttaatcatcataACACTACTAAAGGTTAATGGTACATATTGGCTCAATGGTCTTTGGAAATGGGCCTTCGTAGGATATGTAAACATGTGCAATTTACACATGATGTGGTGAATGGTATGTCCATGATGTTTGTATATAAGGATTAGTGCATTTATTATTTTGCGCAGCAACTATGTACTGCATGTGGGGAAAATGATATCCAAAACAAGCTCAGTGGGCATTTGGTTGACCGTGGAACCTTCGGTTCATAAAGTTCACTCTGTATAAAACTGAAGCATGGGTAGACAATGCTCCACAAGTTGATGATAAATGATATTGTTATTGCATTGATATCTGATATATTATGTGTTGGACAAGGGTCATGCATGGTATGAATAACTGAATAAGTACATAAATTTTATGGTTCTAAGAGGTATGAGGCATGGCATGGACAATACAATATGATGTGGAAAATGTCGGATATATAATGTGATGTGGAAAATGGCTTGATATGACATGATGAGGTAGTAAAGCATGATAAAGGTTTATGTAATTGTTACTGGTTGTCTATTTTACTTCATTTCCTATTGTTCATGTCATTGTTTCATAATGCCTTTCACTTGCTTTATATATTATTTGCTAAGCCTTGTGACTCACTTTGCTTCATTTGCGTCATTCCAAATAAAAGTAAGGCCAAGGAAAAGGTCGGGACGAGCGGAGCTTGAGTACCTTGGGGTTTAGGCATGTGCACAAAGCTCTCCCAACCAAAGATCCTTGGGGGGTCGTTTCAAGGGTACGAAGAAAAACTATCTTATTTTGTGTCTATAGTTCCATTGCTCCTctttattttggaaaatgtaCAAAAGGTTAGGTCCGGCGCATACTATATAGATGATGATGTAAGTGTTTATTTTAGCTCCTGTTGTTATTTGAGTAGGTTTGGGAATGTTATATTTTTCGGATTGTATCTATATCTATTTTGCAAGGACTTCGTCTTAGAACTCCTATGGTAGTAGGATTTTTGGGAGTGGGCCCtcacaatttggtatcagagcaaggttgGGATGAGATGAGACTTTATACACATTGTGATGTCGGGTAGAGTCAGGGCCATGTCTAGTAGTCTGGAGTGAAATTAAATGCGAATCGTGTTTTAAAGTGGTTGGATTGTGCAGAAAAATGAGTGCCCGTAGAGGGAGACTGCCAACCAGATGACGGGGTCAGGATGTTCCACCACCTACACCTGTTACTCCAGATGAGTCTATTGGAGATTTGTGCCAAGAGATAAATGAGCTACGGGGGACCCTGGTAGGTATTATAAGGGTGGCAGATATACTTACTGCCAATCAGATGGGGTAGGGTTAGATGCAGCATGAAGTTGGGGGTGATCCcaatgataataatgatggaCAAACTACGAATCCAGTA
This window harbors:
- the LOC127790679 gene encoding uncharacterized protein LOC127790679 isoform X6 yields the protein MRWEKLQSNQEKGPTPTPGPGKRWGHSCNAIRGGSLLYVFGGHTNDSSQTNQLHIFHTATRTWSEPVVKGTPPAPRDSHSCTAVGDNLFVFGGTDGTNPLNDLQILDTSTNTWSSPIVRGEMPEARESHSAALIGKWVFIFGGSGKSSNTSDEEFYGDVYILDTETYAWIKPVTLGTPPAKRSSHTCSSWKNQIIVIGGEDSYGHYFSDVHILDADTLGWRKLNTSGEILPPQAGHTTVSLGTKLFVFGGFSDSTLQNDIYMLDVDTGVWTKVMTVGERPSPRFSVAGDSLDPEKSDALVFLGGCNKNLDALDDMYYLHTGTERENDRDEQHVGKLSLTKQLKIKCKEKKLFANPANADCYQPTPMPSIPDTSLREDHTPQKRTFHAMITNSFPIGYAIETIIDGKLLRGVVFSDASSSNHANDNSKRKKVALEINPVNLNGNEKQSSETARPGMKDKVDEKPADVTGTNREAAAVSSMGSLAPSDMFLHSEVFGEDDWKC